The following proteins are encoded in a genomic region of Leifsonia psychrotolerans:
- the mtnK gene encoding S-methyl-5-thioribose kinase has product MSGSMLTTDTVAQYIAGRPVLRDLVDVTELTVDEVGDGNLNLVFICRDGAGKAIVLKQSLPYVRLVGPEWPMTEDRAAREAHSLAVHGALAPEWVCALLEFNEEQHVLALEDLTDHEVLRTRLNHGGSHAGTCEPMGRLVARVLVGTSWIALGEEAFRLQASETVNTELCRISEELIFTEPYLGSARNSVRPLAEARVAALQQDASWVSAAMRMKRRFLTVQEALVHGDLHSGSMFVRGEVGEPNFSVKAFDSEFAFYGPIGFDLGLLWGNILAAAVRASVRGETERALSLLDEIEVVWEAFVDELRAAWPLRTKPEQYSDAFLDSWLVDILDDSWGFAGCEAVRRVIGLAKVSDIETLDDDEYERGVELMFTIGRSWLVDRSTRTFDEHREQFAAALQSVTV; this is encoded by the coding sequence ATGAGCGGATCCATGCTGACCACTGACACTGTCGCGCAGTACATTGCCGGCCGGCCGGTTCTGCGTGATCTCGTGGACGTCACGGAATTGACCGTCGACGAGGTGGGCGACGGCAATCTGAATCTGGTCTTCATCTGCCGGGATGGCGCGGGAAAGGCGATCGTTCTGAAGCAGTCGCTGCCGTACGTGCGGTTGGTTGGGCCCGAGTGGCCGATGACCGAGGATCGCGCGGCCCGGGAGGCTCACTCGCTCGCTGTGCACGGCGCACTGGCGCCGGAATGGGTGTGCGCGCTGCTCGAGTTCAACGAGGAGCAGCACGTGCTCGCACTGGAGGATTTGACCGATCATGAGGTGCTGCGCACCCGGTTGAACCACGGCGGATCCCACGCCGGAACGTGTGAGCCCATGGGCCGACTGGTCGCGCGGGTGTTGGTGGGTACGTCGTGGATCGCACTCGGCGAAGAGGCGTTCCGGTTGCAAGCCAGCGAAACGGTCAATACCGAGCTGTGTCGCATCAGCGAGGAACTCATTTTCACCGAGCCGTACCTGGGCAGCGCACGCAATAGTGTGCGCCCCCTGGCCGAAGCCCGTGTCGCGGCGCTGCAGCAGGATGCGAGCTGGGTGTCCGCGGCGATGCGCATGAAGCGCCGATTTCTGACGGTGCAGGAGGCGCTGGTGCACGGCGATCTGCACTCGGGCAGCATGTTTGTTCGCGGGGAAGTCGGCGAGCCGAACTTCTCGGTGAAAGCGTTTGACTCGGAGTTTGCGTTCTACGGACCGATCGGCTTCGACCTGGGCCTGCTCTGGGGAAACATCCTGGCCGCTGCGGTGCGTGCCAGTGTGCGGGGCGAGACGGAGCGCGCGCTGTCCCTGCTGGACGAAATCGAAGTCGTCTGGGAGGCATTTGTCGACGAGCTTCGTGCGGCCTGGCCCCTGCGCACTAAACCAGAGCAATATTCCGACGCGTTCCTCGACTCGTGGCTCGTCGACATCCTCGATGATTCGTGGGGTTTCGCCGGATGTGAGGCGGTTCGTCGGGTGATCGGCTTGGCGAAAGTCAGTGACATCGAAACCCTTGACGACGATGAATACGAGCGTGGCGTCGAGCTGATGTTCACGATCGGGCGATCCTGGTTGGTTGACCGCTCGACCCGGACCTTCGATGAGCATCGTGAGCAGTTCGCTGCGGCGCTGCAGTCGGTGACCGTCTAA
- a CDS encoding substrate-binding domain-containing protein, which translates to MKFTAIPLVAVAASMLLLTACSQAAAPAATEPQAPVVSENDFALPDAAPAGFKKGLKIALVRQSGVGDYFEQWGGGFTKQVTAAGGTVNLFDARGDNGQQVTQFSEAINSKPDAIVVDHGLADSLNPKIDEAIEAGIPVVVYDVAISNQDALYISQDDESLAGKILDQIKVENPDGGSVAYVNVSGIAPLDTRDGVYKSFLTDNPTYKEVAHFGKYSESAAADTATEGAAALSSAPETTIVFAAYDELAKGALIALRQNNMLDTVNLYGVDISTADIGLMTEAGSPWKATAATDPANVGAIVARASIAAAAGVDLPSKMAIPAALITQKLLLDKNVTNMDELRKALPELSTPGILGASWITEISIG; encoded by the coding sequence GTGAAGTTCACAGCAATCCCGTTGGTCGCCGTCGCGGCGTCGATGCTCCTTCTCACCGCATGCTCCCAGGCAGCGGCTCCGGCAGCGACCGAGCCGCAGGCCCCCGTCGTTTCCGAAAACGACTTCGCGCTTCCGGATGCCGCTCCGGCCGGATTCAAGAAGGGTCTGAAGATCGCCCTGGTGCGCCAGTCTGGCGTTGGCGACTACTTCGAGCAGTGGGGTGGCGGTTTCACGAAGCAGGTCACCGCGGCCGGCGGAACTGTTAATCTCTTTGACGCTCGCGGTGACAACGGCCAGCAGGTGACGCAGTTCTCGGAGGCGATCAACTCCAAGCCCGACGCGATCGTCGTCGACCACGGACTGGCCGACTCGTTGAACCCGAAGATCGACGAAGCAATCGAGGCCGGCATCCCGGTTGTCGTCTACGACGTCGCAATCTCAAACCAGGACGCCCTGTACATCTCGCAGGATGACGAGTCGCTCGCCGGCAAGATCCTCGACCAGATCAAGGTCGAAAACCCCGACGGCGGCAGCGTCGCCTATGTGAACGTTTCGGGAATCGCCCCGCTCGACACCCGTGATGGCGTCTACAAGAGCTTCCTCACCGACAACCCGACCTACAAGGAAGTCGCCCACTTCGGCAAGTACAGCGAATCGGCTGCCGCCGACACCGCGACCGAGGGTGCGGCTGCGCTGAGTTCGGCGCCGGAGACCACCATCGTCTTCGCCGCTTACGACGAGCTCGCCAAGGGTGCGCTCATCGCACTGCGCCAGAACAACATGCTCGACACGGTCAACCTCTACGGAGTCGACATCTCCACCGCCGACATCGGACTGATGACCGAGGCCGGAAGCCCCTGGAAGGCAACCGCCGCCACCGACCCCGCCAACGTCGGTGCGATCGTCGCCCGCGCCTCCATCGCCGCTGCAGCCGGCGTTGACCTGCCGTCCAAGATGGCCATCCCAGCCGCACTCATCACCCAGAAGCTGCTGCTCGACAAGAACGTCACGAACATGGACGAACTTCGCAAGGCGCTGCCGGAACTGAGCACGCCGGGCATCCTCGGGGCATCCTGGATCACCGAAATCTCCATCGGCTAA
- a CDS encoding META domain-containing protein, protein MRKILTLTAITALALALGGCASNPGGSGTDATGSWGTVDVQGEPSLDLAEGGQLSGTDGCNRLTGTWTQDGNTVKFGPLGSTMMACDGVKTWLNAAESATVDGSTLTILGADGAEIGTLKRN, encoded by the coding sequence ATGCGAAAAATTCTGACTCTCACGGCCATCACCGCTCTCGCCCTCGCTCTCGGCGGCTGCGCGTCTAACCCCGGAGGCTCCGGTACCGACGCAACCGGATCGTGGGGCACAGTAGACGTTCAGGGCGAGCCCTCGCTCGATCTAGCCGAGGGTGGACAGCTCAGCGGCACCGATGGCTGCAACCGCCTCACCGGCACCTGGACGCAAGACGGCAACACCGTGAAATTCGGTCCGCTCGGCTCGACGATGATGGCGTGCGACGGGGTCAAGACCTGGTTGAATGCAGCGGAATCGGCTACCGTCGACGGCTCTACGCTCACCATTCTCGGTGCGGACGGCGCAGAGATCGGCACGCTCAAGCGCAACTAG
- a CDS encoding acyl-CoA thioesterase, with amino-acid sequence MFFRTLLQTFLSRRGPKLGLYDVCRTRFTTLPTDQDILRHMNNGVYLSIMDIARFDMLRRSGVWVIFAQKGWYPVVVSETISFRKSLQIWQRFTIESRILGFDEKAVYVEQRFVRPDADGVPEIYAHGYIRGRFLKRSGGVVPINELLDAVGEPPAGVRVPDWLLKWSTDVTLPPTRVAAPSIWH; translated from the coding sequence ATGTTCTTTCGGACCCTCCTCCAGACGTTCCTCTCGCGCCGTGGCCCAAAGCTCGGTCTCTATGACGTGTGCCGCACGCGGTTTACGACCCTGCCGACCGACCAGGACATCCTGCGGCACATGAACAACGGCGTGTACCTCTCGATCATGGACATCGCTCGGTTCGACATGCTTCGACGCAGCGGCGTCTGGGTGATTTTCGCCCAGAAGGGGTGGTATCCGGTCGTGGTCTCCGAGACGATCAGCTTTCGCAAGTCGTTGCAGATCTGGCAGAGGTTCACGATCGAGTCGCGGATCCTCGGCTTCGACGAGAAGGCCGTCTACGTTGAGCAGCGCTTCGTGCGACCGGATGCCGATGGTGTGCCCGAGATCTACGCGCACGGCTACATCCGGGGGCGCTTTCTGAAGCGAAGCGGCGGGGTCGTGCCGATCAATGAATTGCTTGATGCCGTGGGGGAACCGCCAGCCGGGGTGAGAGTGCCGGACTGGCTGCTGAAGTGGAGCACAGATGTGACTTTGCCACCCACTCGGGTAGCGGCGCCAAGCATCTGGCACTGA
- a CDS encoding ABC transporter permease subunit has protein sequence MTATLVRAPRTFHVFTDFLVRYGVLAMALILIIGFSFVIPGFASLTTASAILQAQAVAAIAALGMTMAAVVGDLDLSVGATAGLSVTVAAMVMIRFNLTGVTAIIFCLLAGLAVGCLNAFLIVVLRIPDLLATLGVMFTIQGLKKWLVDGQTLTTGMTLPNGEKMPGKFTADFSAIDGSKLFGVPISVIVLIVVALVVWIFLERTRFGRVFYAVGGNPVAARLAGARVNRYRFAAYAISGLLASIAGIILASRLRQGDVTAGDSVLLDAVAMTLIGFAVLGARKPNALGTAVGAVFIGVLLYGLTRLGLSYFTQDLIKGLVLLLSLVLSFSLSRKRVK, from the coding sequence GTGACCGCCACCCTGGTGCGCGCACCGCGCACATTTCACGTCTTCACAGATTTTCTCGTGCGCTACGGCGTGCTCGCGATGGCACTCATTCTGATCATCGGTTTTTCCTTCGTCATTCCAGGTTTTGCCAGTCTGACCACGGCATCCGCAATCTTGCAAGCGCAGGCCGTGGCCGCGATCGCCGCACTCGGAATGACCATGGCTGCCGTCGTGGGCGATCTGGATCTGTCTGTCGGAGCGACCGCGGGGCTGTCGGTGACGGTTGCGGCAATGGTGATGATTCGGTTCAACCTCACCGGCGTGACCGCGATCATCTTCTGCTTGCTCGCCGGGCTCGCGGTCGGCTGCTTGAATGCCTTCTTGATCGTGGTGCTCAGGATTCCCGATCTGCTCGCCACGCTCGGCGTGATGTTCACGATTCAGGGACTGAAGAAATGGTTGGTCGACGGGCAGACCCTCACGACGGGCATGACGCTGCCGAACGGCGAGAAGATGCCGGGCAAGTTCACTGCTGACTTCAGCGCGATCGATGGGTCGAAGCTGTTCGGCGTGCCGATCTCGGTCATCGTGCTCATCGTGGTTGCCCTCGTGGTCTGGATCTTCTTGGAGCGCACGCGCTTCGGTCGCGTGTTCTATGCGGTGGGCGGAAACCCGGTCGCCGCGCGACTGGCCGGCGCCCGAGTCAACCGCTACCGCTTTGCGGCCTACGCGATCTCTGGCCTGCTGGCATCCATCGCCGGAATCATCCTGGCCTCGCGGTTGCGTCAGGGTGATGTGACGGCCGGTGACTCCGTGCTGCTCGACGCCGTCGCCATGACCTTGATCGGCTTCGCTGTTCTCGGTGCTCGCAAGCCGAACGCACTGGGCACGGCTGTGGGCGCCGTCTTCATCGGGGTGCTGCTCTACGGCCTGACCCGCCTCGGGCTCAGCTACTTCACGCAGGACCTGATCAAGGGTCTCGTATTGTTGCTCTCGCTGGTGCTGTCATTCTCGTTGTCACGGAAAAGAGTTAAATAA
- a CDS encoding GntR family transcriptional regulator gives MDYVTKRSRPRLANEIVDAVKSRIDGGDYPPGSRLPTEAQLGDEFAVSRATVRSAIKELAVTGLVVTRQGLGSYVRSIPRVKDGLEKLGSISDSIRASGKEPGMEYARRQVRAVSEDEAVKMSLPTGTQIVELRRKITADGEVVAYSFDLLPLSIFPDDFDPRVMEGSIFAYFEEKLGHHASLGIAEVHAVESRKIGWGPGSSNHSLFILLDQLQYAEDGLLLGYSRSYFVEGAYAFLLKRTN, from the coding sequence GTGGATTACGTAACAAAGAGATCTCGCCCCCGTTTGGCGAATGAGATTGTCGATGCGGTTAAATCACGGATCGATGGTGGGGACTACCCGCCAGGCTCACGCCTGCCCACAGAGGCTCAATTGGGTGACGAGTTCGCCGTATCGCGGGCGACGGTTCGCTCGGCGATCAAGGAACTCGCTGTCACCGGCCTTGTGGTGACTCGCCAGGGCCTCGGCAGCTATGTGCGCTCCATCCCTCGGGTGAAGGATGGCCTCGAGAAATTGGGCTCCATCTCCGACTCCATCCGTGCCAGCGGCAAGGAGCCCGGCATGGAATATGCGCGCCGACAGGTGCGCGCGGTGAGCGAAGATGAAGCCGTCAAAATGTCGCTCCCGACCGGAACCCAGATCGTGGAGCTTCGTCGCAAAATCACGGCGGACGGCGAAGTTGTCGCCTATTCGTTTGACCTGTTGCCGCTGTCGATTTTTCCCGATGACTTCGACCCTCGAGTCATGGAGGGCTCGATTTTCGCCTACTTCGAAGAGAAACTCGGGCATCACGCGAGCCTCGGAATCGCCGAGGTGCACGCCGTCGAATCCCGAAAGATCGGCTGGGGACCGGGCAGCAGCAACCATTCGCTGTTTATTTTGTTGGACCAGCTTCAGTATGCCGAAGACGGCCTGCTGCTCGGCTACTCACGCAGCTATTTCGTGGAGGGCGCGTACGCCTTCCTGCTGAAACGCACGAACTGA
- a CDS encoding LysR substrate-binding domain-containing protein, whose product MLDLRRLRLLRELKIRGTLAGVAEALAYSPSAVSQQLALLEKEAGAVLLQKVGRRVQLTPQAEILVEHTGHLLERLERAEAEMTASLTTVSGTVRVAVFQSAAHAVIPRALTILGHSYPHLRVEITEREPEVGLFEVSARDFDLVIAEQYPGHTRPHRADLDRMPLATDALRLAVPLFTSAGSIHSLADAETLPWVMEPADTAARQWATQLCRSAGFEPDVRFETADLMAHIRLIESGNAVGILPDLVWSGGSPSVNLVELPGRPERTVFTATRRSSADRPSVRAVRVALESAVAAAAVPHLTEPRSDAQRPARTSPGCG is encoded by the coding sequence ATGCTGGATCTGAGACGATTGCGGCTCCTGCGTGAGCTGAAGATTCGAGGCACGCTCGCCGGAGTGGCTGAGGCGCTTGCCTACAGTCCATCCGCGGTCTCCCAGCAGCTCGCTCTGCTCGAGAAGGAGGCCGGCGCAGTGCTGCTGCAGAAGGTGGGCCGGCGGGTGCAGCTCACCCCGCAGGCCGAAATTCTTGTGGAACACACCGGCCACCTGCTCGAGCGTCTTGAGCGTGCCGAAGCCGAGATGACGGCATCCCTCACCACGGTCTCGGGAACCGTGCGCGTCGCCGTCTTCCAGTCCGCAGCCCACGCCGTGATCCCGCGCGCGCTCACGATTCTGGGCCACAGCTACCCCCACTTGCGCGTGGAGATCACCGAACGCGAGCCGGAGGTGGGGCTCTTCGAGGTGTCGGCCCGCGACTTCGACCTGGTGATCGCCGAGCAGTACCCCGGCCACACCCGCCCACACCGCGCCGATCTCGACCGGATGCCGCTGGCCACCGACGCGTTGCGCTTAGCCGTTCCGCTGTTCACCTCGGCCGGGTCGATCCACTCACTCGCCGATGCGGAAACCCTTCCCTGGGTGATGGAACCGGCCGACACCGCGGCACGGCAGTGGGCGACGCAGCTCTGTCGCTCGGCGGGTTTCGAACCGGATGTGCGCTTCGAGACGGCCGACCTGATGGCGCATATTCGCCTGATCGAATCCGGCAACGCGGTGGGCATCCTGCCCGATCTGGTCTGGTCGGGTGGTTCGCCCAGCGTGAATCTCGTGGAGCTGCCCGGTCGCCCGGAACGCACGGTCTTCACCGCGACGCGGCGATCCAGTGCCGATCGGCCGAGCGTGCGCGCGGTGCGGGTCGCGCTGGAGAGCGCCGTCGCTGCTGCGGCAGTCCCGCACCTCACCGAGCCCCGGTCCGACGCACAGAGGCCCGCACGCACCTCCCCCGGGTGCGGTTAG
- a CDS encoding sigma-70 family RNA polymerase sigma factor, which yields MVPPIRPPRRALFARNPETLGDIELVELTRKGQSDAFAVLWKRHAAPGRAVAQGCSSDIDADDIVAEAFTKIFNSIQEGKGPTSAFRAYLFTTIRNTAASWGRSSREASSDVLDELADPTTLEDASLAALDLGLTANAFRSLPTRWQEALWYSEVESMSAQQIAPLLGMKPNAVSALTYRAREGLRQAWIQAHISSVPANSDCRWTIDHLGGHARGGLGVREKTRLDGHLLSCSRCAIISTEAQEVGSRLALILLPIAAGVGGAAAYTLWRQSEGSSLLMAAAPVGPPPAVVTTAFGGRAVGVAATSGAWNAVVVVGAAVVLAGGVALGVAALVNSTTSDPAVAEAPPVSSTPTVTPAPTQTPTAAPTVTPAPTVTPVPTVTPVPNTPPATDSPAVFPVPTPRPTSPPPPMCTPFN from the coding sequence ATGGTTCCTCCGATTCGGCCTCCTCGCCGCGCTCTTTTCGCGCGCAACCCCGAGACCCTGGGCGATATCGAGCTCGTCGAACTCACCCGCAAAGGCCAAAGCGACGCGTTCGCCGTGCTCTGGAAGCGTCACGCGGCCCCCGGTCGCGCCGTCGCGCAGGGATGCTCCTCCGACATCGACGCCGACGACATCGTCGCGGAGGCCTTCACCAAGATTTTCAACTCCATCCAGGAGGGCAAGGGTCCAACCTCGGCCTTTCGGGCCTACCTCTTCACGACGATCCGCAACACCGCTGCGTCGTGGGGTCGGTCCTCGCGAGAGGCGTCATCCGACGTTCTCGATGAGTTGGCCGACCCGACGACTCTCGAAGATGCCTCGCTCGCTGCGCTTGACCTCGGTCTGACCGCGAACGCATTCCGCAGCCTCCCCACGCGTTGGCAGGAAGCGCTCTGGTACAGCGAAGTTGAGAGCATGAGCGCGCAGCAGATCGCTCCGCTGCTCGGCATGAAGCCCAACGCGGTGTCCGCCCTCACGTACCGCGCGAGGGAGGGCCTCCGCCAGGCGTGGATTCAGGCGCACATCTCGTCGGTTCCGGCCAATTCGGACTGCCGGTGGACGATCGACCACTTGGGCGGACACGCGCGTGGTGGTCTCGGAGTGCGTGAGAAAACCCGACTCGACGGGCACCTGCTCTCCTGCAGCCGGTGCGCGATTATCTCCACTGAGGCCCAAGAGGTGGGCTCGCGTCTGGCCCTCATCCTGCTTCCCATTGCCGCCGGCGTAGGAGGTGCCGCCGCGTATACGTTGTGGCGCCAATCAGAGGGGTCGTCATTGCTCATGGCGGCAGCCCCGGTTGGTCCGCCGCCGGCCGTCGTCACGACGGCTTTCGGCGGACGTGCGGTGGGAGTTGCCGCTACCAGTGGCGCCTGGAACGCCGTTGTCGTGGTCGGTGCGGCCGTGGTTCTGGCCGGGGGCGTCGCTCTCGGCGTGGCGGCGTTGGTGAATTCGACGACCAGCGATCCCGCCGTGGCCGAGGCGCCACCCGTTTCGTCGACGCCGACCGTTACTCCTGCACCGACTCAGACGCCGACAGCCGCTCCGACTGTGACCCCTGCGCCCACGGTAACGCCCGTTCCCACGGTGACCCCGGTTCCGAACACGCCACCGGCGACCGATTCTCCGGCCGTGTTCCCCGTGCCGACTCCGCGCCCGACGTCGCCCCCGCCGCCGATGTGCACACCTTTCAACTAG
- a CDS encoding SRPBCC domain-containing protein, producing MSTHPTGRLSQRPDGLYLMVDRLFNAPIEDVWFTLTRPAELEKWIGTYTGSPSTGAVKFLMSAEEDAQWEYVSILECSAPHRFACDVGTGDDAWRLLVHLVEGDHMTTLTLGQRLRSKDEVATVGPGWDYYLDRMIAARAGQPLPEWQHYYPAHAQYYKELEMPSPSH from the coding sequence ATGTCTACTCATCCAACCGGTCGTCTCTCCCAACGCCCCGATGGGCTCTACCTGATGGTCGACCGCCTCTTCAACGCCCCGATCGAAGATGTCTGGTTCACGCTCACCCGTCCGGCCGAGTTGGAGAAGTGGATCGGCACCTACACGGGGTCCCCGTCCACCGGCGCCGTGAAATTCTTGATGTCCGCCGAAGAAGACGCGCAGTGGGAGTACGTGAGCATTCTCGAGTGCTCTGCTCCGCATCGGTTTGCCTGCGATGTAGGCACCGGCGATGATGCCTGGCGGCTACTTGTGCATCTCGTGGAGGGCGACCACATGACCACACTCACTCTGGGGCAACGACTGCGCTCCAAGGACGAAGTAGCGACCGTCGGGCCGGGCTGGGATTACTACCTTGATCGGATGATCGCGGCGCGTGCCGGCCAGCCCCTCCCCGAGTGGCAGCACTACTACCCGGCACACGCGCAATATTACAAAGAACTCGAGATGCCGAGCCCGTCGCACTGA
- a CDS encoding sugar ABC transporter ATP-binding protein — protein sequence MEYALKLADIVKDFGPNRVLRGVGFAVEKGEIYSLMGANGAGKSTLIRVLSGAHRADGGQIELNGAVVDIHDPLSAQRHGIGTVQQNPNDGVVLDMTVAENLALDTFVDAREGLFVNRAKTEARAGEIAGRLGLDVTPAFLRTPVRDLGVSERQLLVIARALSRRPKILVLDEPTSALSGEEVSRLFALVRDLVGEGMSVLFVTHKLAEIAELADRVGVLRDGEMRGEFSRDADGRFEWSAVLTELFDKTPSELSHEELPGGDVALRLSGAQVFADSDPFDLDLRTGEVTALLGLLGSGKSELLEWIFGAHTIAGGTIALNGTELAARHPADAIARGVYLVPESRHEQSIVPEWSIDTIMTLPFLTRFSPVVVMDRAAEREAAQQMIDRIGIVTSGPTKEIETLSGGNQQKVVIGRWLLEDPKLLLLDEPFRGVDINARHDIAETIREVTALAPVLVATSDIDEALEVADRILVFHAGSVVADMRLSEATRARIVEAMSTSTHARHAVSSS from the coding sequence ATGGAATATGCACTGAAACTGGCGGATATCGTCAAAGACTTCGGCCCGAACCGCGTGCTGCGCGGGGTGGGCTTTGCCGTTGAAAAGGGCGAGATCTACTCGTTGATGGGGGCCAACGGTGCCGGCAAGTCGACACTGATCCGGGTCTTGTCGGGTGCCCACCGCGCGGACGGGGGGCAGATCGAACTGAACGGAGCGGTGGTCGACATTCACGACCCCTTGTCGGCTCAACGCCACGGCATCGGAACGGTTCAACAGAATCCCAACGACGGCGTTGTGCTTGACATGACCGTCGCCGAGAACCTAGCCCTCGACACCTTCGTCGACGCTCGCGAGGGACTCTTCGTCAACCGCGCGAAGACGGAGGCCCGGGCCGGTGAGATCGCCGGTCGGCTGGGGTTGGACGTGACCCCGGCGTTTTTGCGCACACCGGTGCGTGACCTGGGCGTGTCCGAACGGCAGCTGCTCGTGATCGCTCGGGCGCTCTCGCGGCGGCCGAAAATCTTGGTTCTCGACGAACCCACGTCGGCCCTGTCCGGCGAGGAAGTCTCGCGCCTGTTCGCCCTCGTACGTGACCTGGTGGGCGAGGGCATGTCGGTGTTGTTCGTGACGCACAAACTCGCCGAGATCGCCGAGTTGGCCGACCGGGTGGGCGTGCTGCGGGACGGTGAAATGCGTGGCGAATTCTCGAGGGACGCCGACGGACGTTTCGAATGGTCGGCGGTGCTCACCGAGCTCTTCGACAAGACGCCCTCGGAACTCTCGCACGAAGAACTGCCCGGCGGCGATGTCGCGCTTCGTCTCTCGGGGGCTCAGGTCTTCGCCGATTCCGACCCCTTCGACCTCGACTTGCGCACGGGTGAGGTCACTGCGCTGCTTGGCCTCTTGGGCAGCGGAAAATCAGAGTTGCTGGAATGGATCTTCGGGGCCCACACAATCGCCGGCGGCACGATCGCGCTGAATGGCACAGAACTCGCGGCCCGGCATCCGGCGGATGCGATCGCGCGCGGTGTCTATCTCGTTCCCGAATCGCGTCACGAACAGTCGATTGTGCCGGAGTGGTCGATCGACACCATCATGACGCTTCCCTTTCTCACCCGCTTCTCGCCAGTGGTCGTTATGGACCGCGCCGCGGAGCGTGAGGCAGCCCAGCAGATGATCGATCGCATTGGCATTGTGACCTCCGGCCCGACCAAAGAGATCGAGACTCTCTCGGGGGGCAACCAGCAGAAGGTCGTTATCGGGCGGTGGCTGCTGGAGGATCCGAAGTTGTTGTTACTCGATGAGCCGTTCCGTGGCGTTGACATCAACGCTCGGCATGACATCGCTGAGACGATCCGTGAGGTGACCGCTCTGGCCCCGGTACTTGTCGCCACATCGGATATCGATGAGGCGCTCGAAGTTGCCGATCGTATTCTCGTCTTCCACGCTGGTTCTGTCGTCGCCGACATGCGGCTGTCCGAGGCGACTCGCGCCCGGATCGTCGAGGCGATGAGCACCAGCACCCATGCTCGACATGCTGTCTCCTCGTCATAG